One region of Natronorubrum aibiense genomic DNA includes:
- a CDS encoding phosphatase PAP2 family protein — protein sequence MSRGIGVVGRIQELIPDWAAIFVALVTQLGDVWFLAVLVGGLYWLYADEREDMTVIAGLALAGFGLITTLKHVFALPRPDQPLVALEALPVVLQPLYEVTATASSYGFPSGHALITTVVYGSLARRLSIGTPRRRLLAAVTVVTVVCLSRVALGVHYLVDVVAGVGIGLVFLFVVERLLARFPTRQRSIAFSLAVVVSAVALVASAADPDAVLLLASSVGVFGGWHLTRAR from the coding sequence ATGTCTCGTGGCATCGGCGTAGTCGGACGGATTCAGGAGCTGATCCCCGACTGGGCCGCGATTTTCGTCGCGCTCGTGACACAGTTGGGCGACGTCTGGTTTCTCGCCGTCCTCGTCGGTGGACTCTACTGGCTCTACGCGGACGAACGCGAGGACATGACCGTCATCGCTGGGCTGGCGCTGGCCGGGTTCGGGCTGATTACGACGCTGAAACACGTCTTCGCGCTGCCGCGACCGGATCAGCCGCTCGTCGCCCTCGAGGCGCTGCCCGTGGTGCTCCAACCGCTGTACGAGGTGACGGCGACGGCCAGCAGCTACGGCTTCCCGAGCGGGCACGCGCTCATCACGACGGTCGTCTACGGCAGCCTCGCCCGGCGCCTCTCGATCGGGACGCCGCGTCGTCGATTGCTCGCCGCGGTGACTGTGGTTACGGTCGTCTGTCTCTCTCGAGTTGCGCTGGGGGTACACTACCTCGTCGACGTCGTCGCCGGCGTCGGCATCGGGCTCGTCTTCCTGTTCGTGGTCGAACGACTGCTCGCTCGCTTCCCGACCAGACAGCGATCGATCGCGTTTTCGCTCGCAGTCGTCGTGAGCGCAGTGGCACTCGTCGCGAGTGCCGCCGATCCGGATGCCGTGTTGCTTCTCGCCAGTTCGGTCGGCGTCTTCGGCGGCTGGCACCTCACTCGAGCTAGATAG
- a CDS encoding Coenzyme F420 hydrogenase/dehydrogenase, beta subunit C-terminal domain: protein MGTDGEDNAHRFPHVPDTGGDSSPMRATPGHARAETGRTGRDDRCSSDTCTCGEKTRDVDQPVATDGAGVANVDEMGDLGDLEFTEPAEGVSQDVDDGAPDTRVGVPEGVDLETPEYSIRSRMNDIETPDEKTWFMELDEAVIDEGRCIQCGTCVAACPSDSIGVGDDDLPKLVKMCTGCSLCWDFCPRGGLRYERQWKITGGDDNVKGAGDPITEFSARVDEDWTDAAQDGGVVTGILASLLEAGEIDGALIATESDDEPWKAESFLATTTEELLANAGTVYNQTLALGNLDLKRWEHKLPDESWDDLSLALVGTPCEIEGLRALQDFEWDYQDQNEGIRAVDYTIALMCTKNFNYYSLMGEQLAEQRDIPPAEIGKMDVLHGKLLVYDHGGELILEEDIGNFHDAALKGCDECADFTGFCADITVGSVGSSDEYSSVIVRTEQGLDAWERTVPKLDYHDLEDRSAVGKLQGWDKKKAFESLARPFDPDAPRFIEYTDHAENYGTATNPHDQGR from the coding sequence ATGGGGACTGACGGCGAGGACAACGCGCACCGATTCCCACACGTCCCCGACACCGGCGGCGACTCGTCTCCCATGCGAGCGACCCCGGGTCACGCTCGAGCGGAAACCGGTCGGACCGGTCGCGATGATCGCTGCTCGTCCGACACCTGCACCTGCGGCGAAAAAACGCGGGACGTCGACCAGCCCGTCGCCACTGATGGGGCCGGCGTTGCAAACGTTGACGAGATGGGCGACCTCGGCGACCTCGAGTTCACCGAGCCCGCTGAAGGAGTCAGTCAGGACGTCGACGACGGTGCACCCGACACCCGCGTCGGCGTTCCCGAGGGCGTCGACCTCGAGACTCCCGAGTACTCGATTCGGTCGCGGATGAACGACATCGAGACACCGGACGAGAAGACGTGGTTCATGGAACTGGACGAGGCCGTCATCGACGAGGGTCGCTGCATTCAGTGCGGAACCTGTGTCGCCGCCTGCCCCTCGGACTCGATCGGCGTCGGCGACGACGACCTGCCGAAACTCGTGAAGATGTGTACCGGCTGTTCGCTCTGCTGGGATTTCTGCCCCCGCGGCGGGCTGCGGTACGAGCGTCAGTGGAAGATCACCGGCGGCGATGACAACGTCAAGGGCGCCGGCGACCCGATCACGGAGTTCTCCGCCCGCGTCGACGAGGACTGGACCGACGCGGCCCAGGACGGTGGCGTCGTCACCGGCATCCTCGCGTCGCTACTCGAGGCGGGCGAGATCGACGGCGCACTCATCGCTACCGAAAGCGACGACGAGCCGTGGAAAGCAGAGAGTTTCCTCGCGACGACCACCGAGGAACTCCTCGCAAACGCCGGCACGGTCTACAACCAGACGCTCGCGCTAGGGAATCTCGATTTGAAACGGTGGGAACACAAGCTCCCCGACGAGTCGTGGGATGACCTGAGCCTCGCGCTCGTGGGCACGCCGTGTGAAATCGAAGGCCTGCGCGCGCTGCAGGACTTCGAGTGGGACTATCAGGACCAAAACGAGGGCATCCGCGCGGTCGACTACACGATCGCATTGATGTGTACGAAGAACTTCAACTACTACAGCCTCATGGGCGAGCAGTTGGCGGAGCAACGGGACATCCCGCCGGCTGAGATCGGCAAGATGGACGTCCTCCACGGCAAACTGCTGGTCTACGATCACGGCGGCGAACTGATCCTCGAGGAAGATATCGGAAACTTCCACGACGCCGCGCTCAAGGGCTGTGACGAGTGTGCCGACTTCACTGGGTTCTGTGCTGACATCACCGTCGGCTCCGTCGGCTCTTCCGACGAGTACTCGAGCGTCATCGTCCGCACAGAGCAGGGTCTGGACGCGTGGGAGCGCACCGTGCCTAAACTCGACTACCACGACCTCGAAGATCGGTCGGCTGTCGGCAAGCTCCAGGGCTGGGACAAAAAGAAGGCCTTCGAGAGCTTAGCGCGCCCGTTCGATCCCGACGCCCCGCGCTTTATTGAGTACACGGACCACGCCGAGAACTACGGGACGGCGACGAACCCCCACGATCAGGGCCGCTAA